In one window of Oncorhynchus gorbuscha isolate QuinsamMale2020 ecotype Even-year linkage group LG23, OgorEven_v1.0, whole genome shotgun sequence DNA:
- the LOC124011564 gene encoding uncharacterized protein LOC124011564, translating to MPLQQSPVWFPTDLTVTNRCIMYKLLVLEDARKTLDKQLRHLTEKANVEVRSFLSAPHPINMLDNLVRSLDAKCYAIEKLSAALKNLTTDPQFSAPASTRPLNSLLQPALSRDRGIMTSSDVLKFGPMLQNVLMAGSITKAVQMLGALPALQQLKLFCSSSSSQDEDFQKDQVFICSKVSKLPIPSSSTSVASLNLTKDNGIFISKEKTPQQPNTTTVTTSQIKQTPGATDLDLPVPGELLSGFSNPAYQMTALAPPPLDSGSDTRVQHQKQTSSQLMQFLRTNCRNEPFMELAAFFQHTSYYQYTSDSTAPAMTSDPLPETKHAQETQNVLETKNHNVSVPKKELFSELPDNQLNQYAPVFTVKRVESGGSLIFSCIIATKTELWDIGDVFTEATRIGPSSDVVTTSENKMSAASLQCRSVEISNKTLQPPAPSIHSLQIKEGHVTGEVQEDINNISLTPELQRFQNCSSLVTPGNQCLNIPEFQIRKFEEMAVVVSHVVHPGNFYIQQADATLQLEDLNTDSLAELKCTPDIGTYVMAWFPQQERWCRAQVAKICGMSGDINEVEVRRLDYGDTSCLSLCNIKELSAEMTSLPLQAIQVSLANVRPVDVCGWTQQAVYWFRDMVGNRTLYARLYPQGERHDPMVELFMEKGKLGSMRRGASLSLRLAQNGHAKHDKLRNLGFKRSSAQERTKKCQSAWNKHLISCYTQNKNCQANSLVCFCCQANSLVCLSHQANSLVCFSCQANSLVCFSRQANSLVCFSRQANSLVCFSRQANSLVCFSRQANSLVCFCSEASTLNRHSTGISGVNRHSTGIGRIWLSVIFIFRILVLVVAAESVWGDEKSGFTCNTQQPGCNSVCYDQFFPISHIRLWALQLILVSAPALLVAMHVAHRRHINKKILKKSGRASPKELEQLKNQKFAIAGALWWTYMISVLFRIILEVCFLYIFYLIYPDFKMFRLVKCDSYPCPNTVDCFVSRPTEKTIFTVFMLSVSGVCVLLNLAEVAYLIGRACLRCIHGNQEETKVAWIGQKLSSYKQNEINQMIADQSKFKFNMGARKTSMEKGERCSAF from the exons ATCCACAATTCAGTGCCCCAGCTTCCACCAGACCCCTAAACAGCCTGTTGCAGCCAGCGCTATCCAGAGACCGAGGCATCATGACATCGTCAGACGTGCTGAAGTTTGGTCCCATGCTGCAGAACGTCCTCATGGCCGGCTCCATCACCAAGGCAGTACAGATGCTGGGAGCCTTGCCTGCCCTACAGCAACTCAAACTCttctgctcctcttcctcctctcaagATGAAGACTTCCAGAAGGATCAGGTCTTTATATGCAGCAAAGTATCAAAGCTCCCAATCCCCAGCTCCTCAACCAGCGTAGCCAGTCTGAATCTGACCAAAGACAATGGGATCTTTATCTCCAAGGAGAAGACACCGCAGCAGCCAAATACAACGACGGTTACAACCTCTCAAATCAAACAAACACCTGGAGCAACAGATCTAGACCTACCTGTCCCAGGTGAGCTCCTCTCAGGGTTCAGTAACCCAGCCTACCAGATGACAGCCCTGGCTCCACCTCCTCTAGATTCAGGAAGTGACACCAGAGTGCAGCACCAGAAGCAAACTTCCTCTCAGCTCATGCAATTCCTGCGAACCAATTGCAGGAATGAGCCGTTCATGGAGTTGGCCGCTTTCTTCCAGCACACCAGCTACTACCAGTACACCTCTGATTCCACTGCCCCGGCAATGACCTCTGACCCCCTCCCGGAAACAAAGCATGCCCAGGAAACCCAGAATGTTCTAGAAACTAAGAACCACAACGTCAGCGTCCCAAAGAAGGAGCTGTTTTCAGAGCTGCCAGATAACCAGCTGAACCAATAT gccccagtgttcacagtaaagcGTGTGGAGTCTGGAGGCTCTCTGATCTTCAGCTGTATCATTGCCACCAAGACGGAGCTCTGGGACATAGGAGACGTCTTTACCGAGGCGACAAGGATCGGTCCTTCCTCTGACGTCGTCACCACCTCGGAGAACAAGATGTCTGCCGCTAGTCTCCAGTGTCGGAGTGTAGAGATCTCTAATAAGACCCTCCAACCCCCAGCTCCATCCATCCACAGCCTACAGATCAAAGAGGGACATGTGACGGGGGAGGTTCAGGAAGATATCAACAATATCAGTCTGACTCCAGAACTCCAGAGATTCCAGAACTGTAGTTCCTTGGTTACCCCAGGCAACCAGTGTCTGAACATTCCAGAGTTCCAGATCCGTAAGTTTGAGGAGATGGCGGTGGTGGTGAGTCACGTGGTGCATCCTGGGAACTTCTACATCCAACAGGCCGACGCCACCCTCCAGCTGGAGGACCTCAACACTGA TAGTTTAGCAGAGCTGAAGTGTACTCCAGACATCGGGACCTACGTCATGGCTTGGTTCCCCCAACAGGAGAGGTGGTGTCGGGCACAGGTGGCCAAGATATGTGGCATGAGTGGAG acATCAATGAGGTGGAGGTGAGGAGGCTGGACTACGgagacacttcctgtctgtctctatgtaacATCAAGGAACTCAGTGCTGAGATGACATCACTTCCTCTACAGGCCATACAGGTCTCCCTGGCTAAT GTGCGCCCAGTGGACGTGTGTGGCTGGACCCAACAGGCAGTATATTGGTTCAGAGACATGGTGGGCAACAGGACGCTGTACGCACGGCTCTACCCTCAGGGAGAGAGACACGACCCCATGGTGGAACTCTTCATGGAGAAGGGAAAACTGGGGTCCATGAG GAGAggagcctctctgtctctgagactGGCTCAGAATGGACATGCTAAACATGACAAGCTGAGGAACCTGGGATTCAAGAGAA gTAGTGCACAGGAGCGAACCAAGAAATGTCAGTCTGCCTGGAACAAGCACCTTATTTCCTGTTACACCCAGAATAAGAA CTGTCAGGCCAACTCCCTGGTCTGTTTCTGCTGTCAGGCCAActccctggtctgtctcagcCATCAGGCCAACTCCCTGGTCTGTTTCAGCTGTCAGGCCAACTCCCTGGTCTGTTTCAGCCGTCAGGCCAACTCCCTGGTCTGTTTCAGCCGTCAGGCCAACTCCCTGGTCTGTTTCAGCCGTCAGGCCAACTCCCTGGTCTGTTTCAGCCGTCAGGCCAACTCCCTGGTCTGTTTCTGCT CAGAGGCGTCAACATTAAACAGGCATTCCACCGGCATCAGCGGCGTAAACAGGCATTCCACCGGCATCGGCCGCATCTGGCTGTCTGTCATCTTCATCTTCAGAATCCTGGTCCTCGTGGTGGCGGCCGAGTCGGTCTGGGGCGACGAGAAGTCTGGCTTCACCTGCAACACCCAGCAGCCCGGCTGCAACTCCGTCTGCTATGACCAGTTCTTTCCCATCTCACACATCCGCCTGTGGGCCTTGCAGCTCATCCTGGTGTCCGCGCCTGCTCTCCTAGTGGCCATGCATGTAGCCCATCGCAGACACATCAACAAGAAGATCCTGAAGAAGTCCGGGCGCGCTTCCCCTAAGGAGTTGGAACAACTCAAGAACCAGAAGTTTGCGATCGCAGGCGCCCTCTGGTGGACCTACATGATCAGTGTGCTGTTTAGGATCATTCTGGAAGTCTGCTTTCTTTATATATTCTACTTGATCTACCCTGACTTCAAGATGTTCCGTCTGGTCAAGTGTGACTCGTACCCCTGCCCCAACACTGTGGACTGCTTCGTGTCGCGACCCACGGAGAAAACCATCTTCACCGTGTTCATGCTCTCCGTGTCGGGGGTGTGTGTTCTCCTCAACCTGGCCGAGGTGGCCTACCTGATTGGCAGAGCCTGTCTGAGGTGTATCCATGGTAACCAGGAAGAGACGAAGGTAGCATGGATCGGTCAGAAACTGTCCTCCTACAAACAGAATGAAATAAACCAGATGATCGCTGACCAGTCGAAGTTCAAGTTCAACATGGGAGCTAGGAAAACCTctatggagaagggagagaggtgttcTGCTTTCTAA